The Topomyia yanbarensis strain Yona2022 chromosome 3, ASM3024719v1, whole genome shotgun sequence nucleotide sequence tttttcaaacgcaacactcttaagcagcacacaccgtattgaattaaatccaaaccaccccgtccacccactttgcaaatcattctgtgacaccgtgctggtacccgaaaaatccgcacacggccaccgctgccgaaaatgcatagcgtctaccgcatATTGTAgtgccatgatcttacccgttcgacataagaaaaaaactgattcaaacgtgtacgcgtcacctctatttataaactaaccgtatatggtttagtcacttaggtgcgagtgtgtgcaaatgccaacgttgccgaaaatcgatagcgcttattgcatcgcccggagacgatgttgctcgcatgggataagagcaacaactgatttaaacggacatgcgtcgcttctatttatgacttttcgagTGTGATTGAGCCAATAAGGTGCCCTCTatggacggctgtgtctgagaaatctgcctcacgaatggtaattttcccgttttcgagaactttttaattttatcaatttccaaaagtctacttttattggggagatattaaattattaccaatatttaagttaggtgtttctgaatcggttggtgtatgaatgattgaaATCCATcaagtaatatcggagttataagcgtgcaaaccttacatagtttcgttacatgggagatagtttagattttagaatgacacctagccccagatagtggagtaagacatttttaacccttgtgaaggcaagctaaaatcctaacgttaaagggcaagccgggcctcgcAGGCCCGTTTAAACTCAAACTCCTTTTTTCTAACAGTATTGaaaaatagtaatagttttattCTCTTTATTTATAATTACAAATTTTACGAGAAATACATTTATATTTCCACTTGAAGATCTGAAATATTTCTATCATTCGCTATCTGATTCGTTCAACGTTGGCAACTTTGCGCAGTTTCGACACTTCATTATAGTCACTGAATGTTCGTTGCAAACATTGCAGTGGCAATCCAAACAGGCTTGTTTGACTTTCCGATCTTTTGATGGCGGACACAACGCACATCGTTTTCGGCTTTTCTGGATCTTTGTTCCAGTTTTGGTGATTTGTAGAGATGACTCTTTACCAAGAACCAAATCAATGTTCAGCTGATTATGAGAACGAAGGCCAATTTTACTTCTTCTCTTGATTTGATGATACACTAGTTGATCGGTTAAATTCACTAAAAAGCGTTTCCTTGTGGAACCGACTGGTTGCTCGGTTCTCCCAGAAACATTACGATGGATTACAAAAGCTGCAACTGCAACTACGTTTATCATATTGAAGAAAATTGCATGAGGCCACCGATTTGTTTTACGTTGCACCGTATATGCATGACATAGTTGGTCAAGAGTATCTACGCCTCCTTTTGTAGAATTATAAAAAAGATTAATAATGGATTTCCCTTTCGCATCAGTTTCGTTGTTGAAATGTAACGTCGACAAAATCAGTACAGCCTTGTTTGGCTTCGGGACGTGCGATAAAAGTGTTCCAAACTGCCGAAAGCCGAACAAGTTGCTACCTACTGGTCGTTGTCTGTTTGGAAGAAATTCTCTaggaataaatgttttatttttgcgtACTGTGCCCACACACGTCAGTCCATTTGATTTAAGATTCAGAGCTAATTCGTGGCTGGTGAAGAAGTTATCCATAGTAATATTTCGACCTGTACGATAGTACGGTTGACACAATTCAGACACGACCGTTTGTGCGATGTTTGTTTGTCTAGCGGAACCAGTACGTTCTCTGCCCAAGTACATATTTGCGTTAAGTGGATACGCCGTTTTTGCGTCACAAAGCCAGAATATTTTCATGCCGTATTTGTCAGGTTTTGATGGAATATACTGCTTGAAAGAACAGCGGCCACGAAATGGAACAAGCTGCTCGTCAACTGTTAAGTTTTCACTGggcgaataatattttttcaaattgtgcACAATAAGATTGAATACATCCCTTATTGGAGCAAATTTGTCCTGCAAACGTCGTATGCTGCGTGTATTTTTATCGTCGAATCTGATGTAACGAAGAATTGAGCCGAAACGTTTTAATGCCATTGTAGCTTTGAATATAGGCAAACCACGCATACGTCCAAAGAACTCTTGATAGTTTCTTTTGCTTGATCGTTCAACACCTGCAGCTATTAACAGACCGATATATCCTTTCAATTCAACACGATCGATATCTTTCCATtccttttcatgtttttttgctTCGGAATTTGTGTGACACACGATAATATCAATTATTTTATcatcaaaaatcaattcaaaacaATCTAACACACTTTCCAAATGTTTCCCCGGTGGCAACAATACTTTGTTAAAGCGATAACGTGAATAGCGTGAAGTATTCAGAGGATCACGTCGACCGTCGATTGGTTcggagctccatttcgtttgatcgcgaccaataaatgtttctgggttggtattaatttcttctgaagCATAATCGGAGTAGTCAGATCCTTCTTCccagtctgcatcagattcatcgtcggaagcaatatcatttgcatcttcttcctcgctttgcaaatcagcttcggcatcgtctgctgttgaatttgctcgaattgcTTGTATTATTTCAGATTCCTTGAGTCGATTGATAACACGGGCAGATCGTCTtgtagccatttcaattttttactgcttctagatcctacaatttaaataattacgacaactttGTATAACACCAAAAACACAACAAAATGAGATAACATTAACGAAGTTAGGTTATGTTGGATCCAAATACTTGTCAAGGAGATCACAGTGGGTGAAATGGAggtatttactcaaaaaaataTGGCACACGTGATTGCCGTATACTActttttctaataaaaaaaggtaaaaagataaaatcaatgaaaacttgaaaaaatgtcCGCTAATATGTAGGAGAActaatcaaaatgttttttcagataaatattaatgatATGAAACCCGTAGTATtcttagtaaatattgcatgcacaccgggcctgcaagacccggcttgcctttttgtgtctgtaaaaaattcaaacattgctgcgcatcactccatagataaaaattttgcaattcttaatttttcttatagatttcaaagccactttttaaaatttccatgcccaaacttatactgcatacacatttttttgtaactaaaaatttgtaacgtgccgggcctctgagacccggttgcctttttgagggttaatgtcaaaaaaacaaccaatcgaaatcgactcaagatcactcttctatcttttctatacTCTAAacagtgctttcggaattgcgctctgatcttacATTTCGTCTTTATTATCCGTACAACTttgatgcgttaggtgcaacaaactttaattgaaacttttttacAAATAGTGGttaaacaaacctgtaatcaaacaaacattacaacattcttcaagaagtcatatatctcttccaatcttgatgatgattgtaaaaaaatcaagagctaagtatttttattcaaaaacgaaccaattactgagcagattagcgtccacatatttgtttaacaaattcacaaaaagttttacaaaagtttcacaggaaacggacaatttgctgtaatttaaaaacagacaaaGCCTCTTTGGCAAATTAGacgtaagtgcgatgtgttctctcccatgtgtcggaagcaagtgatgttgaaattattaagctcacctatcgttatagtttctagttattttggtggtgtcatcaatgttatatttaccaaattttatgtaaattagaagcattcactaatcagtgctaagtagtTTTCTTTGgattagtgaacaagttcttagcagtttcgctcagttgcttaaattctgggtagattccattagtagattaaatcattgaaatatatattttacattatccaaaaacccatgaattccgaaataaaaccttcaaatgttcaattataatatttacttaatctaggtaatcttctcaagttccaacggttttgcaagattgctgaaagtcaatagagctaaggttcttattcttgatttgtagtgaaatcagtagttttttgcattcactttacattttgacttttactatagtttcagtgatctaggaaaatcattctacgatatttttaattcgcaagtccaatgatataaaaagtatctcAGAAGAATCTACTcaaatagatagttattctcagttgcctgataatattgtcgaagatagtctttaatcCATTCCCCACGaaagtcaaatgaaaaaacatgtgtttttctcagggttgttatgattacgacatgatcagtatcatttaaataaaaaaattcacaaaGTTGAGTTAACgtaaacttcggatgaagtcacataactagtaatagtagcaagacgcccgatcatgaaaataggagttgaacctattttccgcatctacaaatcgccagccttatcagaagatttgaagcaaatttaaaCTTGgttttcacactgatatattcctatccatggagacaaccttgacgtttgTTTCGTTCTcttgattagcaaatgcgtgtaaagtttcgtgagacgggtttttggatatttttctactgattccaattctcgacaaacatatgattacggcctaaaagtcaactgtcaaaatccaccttgaatggaaattctggacaaaccgttacacgccaatcacagatgtgggtagtaaatgaaagagaaaagttttctctttcataaactgttgtgaactgtgttcgac carries:
- the LOC131693171 gene encoding piggyBac transposable element-derived protein 4, with translation MATRRSARVINRLKESEIIQAIRANSTADDAEADLQSEEEDANDIASDDESDADWEEGSDYSDYASEEINTNPETFIGRDQTKWSSEPIDGRRDPLNTSRYSRYRFNKVLLPPGKHLESVLDCFELIFDDKIIDIIVCHTNSEAKKHEKEWKDIDRVELKGYIGLLIAAGVERSSKRNYQEFFGRMRGLPIFKATMALKRFGSILRYIRFDDKNTRSIRRLQDKFAPIRDVFNLIVHNLKKYYSPSENLTVDEQLVPFRGRCSFKQYIPSKPDKYGMKIFWLCDAKTAYPLNANMYLGRERTGSARQTNIAQTVVSELCQPYYRTGRNITMDNFFTSHELALNLKSNGLTCVGTVRKNKTFIPREFLPNRQRPVGSNLFGFRQFGTLLSHVPKPNKAVLILSTLHFNNETDAKGKSIINLFYNSTKGGVDTLDQLCHAYTVQRKTNRWPHAIFFNMINVVAVAAFVIHRNVSGRTEQPVGSTRKRFLVNLTDQLVYHQIKRRSKIGLRSHNQLNIDLVLGKESSLQITKTGTKIQKSRKRCALCPPSKDRKVKQACLDCHCNVCNEHSVTIMKCRNCAKLPTLNESDSE